One window of the Amycolatopsis mediterranei genome contains the following:
- a CDS encoding cation diffusion facilitator family transporter, which produces MGQGHGHGHAIAPASASGRYVRRLAIALGIGAGFMVLEFVVSVTTGSLALLSDAAHMFTDVLGVGMALAAIILARRSGPTVSRTFGLYRAEVLAALANALLLFGVAGYVLIEAVGRIGEPPAVPGLPVLLVAVAGLVANLVSFAVLRSGAKESLNVRGAYLEVLADLIGSVGVLISGAVTLLTGWRYADPIIGVAIGLFVLPRTWTLARRALRILFQHAPQGVDVGAINAELAALPGVADVHDLHVWTLTSGMEVASAHLTLAPPAKQSDVLTEAQNLLSSRYAIEHATLQVEAPQCARRCQELSW; this is translated from the coding sequence ATGGGTCAGGGACACGGCCACGGGCACGCGATCGCGCCGGCGAGCGCGTCGGGGCGCTACGTGCGACGGCTGGCCATCGCCCTGGGCATCGGCGCCGGGTTCATGGTGCTCGAGTTCGTCGTCAGCGTGACGACCGGCTCGCTGGCCCTGCTCTCGGACGCCGCCCACATGTTCACCGACGTCCTCGGGGTCGGCATGGCGCTGGCCGCGATCATCCTGGCGCGGCGCAGCGGGCCCACGGTCAGCCGCACTTTCGGGCTCTACCGCGCGGAGGTGCTGGCCGCGCTGGCCAACGCGCTGCTGCTGTTCGGCGTCGCGGGGTACGTCCTGATCGAGGCCGTCGGCCGCATCGGCGAGCCACCGGCGGTGCCGGGCCTGCCGGTGCTGCTGGTCGCGGTGGCCGGCCTGGTGGCCAACCTGGTGTCGTTCGCCGTGCTGCGGTCGGGGGCGAAGGAGAGCCTCAACGTCCGCGGCGCGTACCTCGAAGTGCTGGCCGACCTGATCGGCTCGGTCGGCGTCCTGATCAGCGGCGCGGTGACGCTGCTGACGGGCTGGCGCTACGCCGACCCGATCATCGGTGTCGCGATCGGGCTGTTCGTGCTGCCCCGCACGTGGACGCTGGCCCGCCGGGCGCTGCGCATCCTGTTCCAGCACGCGCCCCAGGGCGTCGACGTCGGCGCGATCAACGCGGAGCTGGCGGCCCTCCCGGGCGTGGCGGACGTGCACGACCTGCACGTCTGGACGTTGACGTCCGGCATGGAGGTGGCTTCGGCGCACCTGACGCTGGCGCCGCCGGCGAAGCAGTCGGACGTGCTGACGGAGGCGCAGAACCTGCTGTCTTCGCGGTACGCGATCGAGCACGCGACGCTGCAGGTGGAGGCGCCGCAGTGCGCCCGCCGCTGCCAAGAACTCTCCTGGTGA
- a CDS encoding MarR family winged helix-turn-helix transcriptional regulator, translating into MSADPITEDVVALLGRIVDRFVESYEAAAAAQGLTTVQAKVLVALDEPLPMHRIAEKLKSERSNVTGIIDRLEARGLVERRPGERDRRIKNIVATPAGAELARNFRRALGFAAEPLAALVPADRVRLRDLLARMVDAEA; encoded by the coding sequence ATGAGCGCTGACCCGATCACCGAAGACGTCGTCGCCCTGCTCGGGCGGATCGTCGACCGGTTCGTCGAGTCGTACGAGGCCGCGGCGGCGGCGCAGGGACTGACGACGGTGCAGGCGAAGGTGCTCGTCGCGCTCGACGAACCACTGCCCATGCACCGGATCGCCGAGAAGCTGAAGTCCGAGCGGTCCAACGTGACCGGGATCATCGACCGGCTCGAGGCCCGCGGGCTGGTGGAGCGTCGACCGGGTGAACGGGACCGGCGGATCAAGAACATCGTGGCCACGCCGGCGGGGGCCGAGCTGGCGCGGAACTTCCGGCGGGCGCTGGGCTTCGCGGCCGAACCGCTGGCCGCGCTCGTACCGGCGGACCGCGTCCGGTTGCGGGACCTGCTCGCCCGGATGGTCGACGCCGAAGCGTGA
- a CDS encoding SDR family oxidoreductase has product MSNDRVALITGTSSGIGLATAVLAARRGFRTVATLRDTGRADRLREAAADAGVELDVRPLDVTDAHSVSAAVAGVLADYGRLDVLVNNAGAGHIGTIEQEPVSAVRETMEVNFFGVAETTKAAMPALRASGGRLITVTSVGGVIGQPFNEAYCAAKFAVEGMMEALAPVAAAQGVTVCVIEPGAVATEFVNNVGVDERLFAEAGPYAESLQKYIANVTQSFQSAQTADEVAEVILGAMTADAPAFRIQTSKWAEEFAALKFADLDGSAVQRLTGGWLA; this is encoded by the coding sequence ATGAGCAACGACCGCGTCGCCCTGATCACCGGCACGTCCTCCGGAATCGGACTGGCCACGGCGGTACTGGCGGCCCGGCGAGGCTTTCGCACGGTCGCGACGCTGCGCGACACCGGCCGCGCCGACCGCCTGCGCGAGGCCGCCGCCGACGCCGGCGTCGAACTGGACGTCCGCCCGCTCGACGTCACCGACGCCCACTCCGTCAGCGCGGCGGTCGCCGGTGTCCTCGCCGACTACGGCCGGCTCGACGTCCTGGTCAACAACGCCGGCGCCGGTCACATCGGCACGATCGAGCAGGAGCCCGTCTCGGCGGTTCGCGAGACGATGGAGGTCAACTTCTTCGGCGTCGCCGAGACGACCAAGGCCGCGATGCCGGCCCTGCGCGCCAGCGGTGGCCGCCTGATCACGGTGACCAGCGTCGGCGGCGTGATCGGCCAGCCGTTCAACGAGGCCTACTGCGCGGCGAAGTTCGCCGTCGAAGGCATGATGGAAGCCCTGGCGCCGGTCGCCGCGGCGCAAGGTGTCACGGTGTGCGTCATCGAGCCGGGTGCGGTCGCGACGGAGTTCGTCAACAACGTCGGCGTCGACGAGCGGCTCTTCGCCGAGGCCGGTCCGTACGCCGAGTCCCTGCAGAAGTACATCGCCAACGTCACGCAGTCGTTCCAGAGCGCCCAGACCGCCGACGAGGTCGCCGAAGTGATCCTGGGCGCGATGACGGCGGACGCGCCCGCCTTCCGCATCCAGACGTCGAAGTGGGCCGAGGAGTTCGCGGCGCTCAAGTTCGCCGACCTGGACGGCTCGGCCGTGCAGCGGCTGACCGGCGGCTGGCTCGCCTAA
- a CDS encoding epoxide hydrolase family protein: MAESFQVALDEADVADLRERLRRTRWPEAETVDDWSQGVPLAYVRELCRDWGEEYDFGFARRLNAFPQFRTTVDGVGLHFLHVRSPVAEALPLVLTHGWPGSVLEFLDVIGPLTDPAKHGGDPADAFHVVAPSLPGFGWSDKPALKIGRVAELWDGLMTSLGYDRYGAQGGDWGAAVTNAVARSGHVAGVHVNFAPVRMDTADPTPEERRALADLEEFRRSGSGYSAQQGTRPQTLGYALTDSPAGQAAWIAEKFWAWTDNKGRPEDAVDRQSILDAISVYWFTATAASSARMYWANNDRDLSTVDVPAGVSVFPKEIVRPSRRQAEQRYTDLRWFEQLPVGGHFAALEQPGLFVEQVRGFFRLVR, from the coding sequence ATGGCCGAGTCGTTCCAGGTAGCTCTCGATGAGGCCGATGTCGCCGATCTGCGGGAGCGGCTGCGGCGGACTCGGTGGCCCGAGGCCGAGACCGTCGATGACTGGTCGCAGGGTGTTCCGCTCGCCTATGTGCGCGAGCTCTGCCGGGACTGGGGCGAGGAATACGACTTCGGGTTCGCCCGCCGGCTCAATGCCTTCCCCCAGTTCCGGACCACCGTCGACGGGGTCGGCCTGCACTTCCTGCACGTCCGGTCGCCGGTGGCCGAGGCGCTGCCGCTCGTGCTGACCCACGGCTGGCCCGGGTCCGTGCTCGAATTCCTCGACGTCATCGGGCCGCTCACCGATCCCGCGAAGCACGGGGGCGATCCCGCCGATGCCTTCCACGTCGTCGCGCCGTCGCTGCCCGGGTTCGGGTGGAGTGACAAGCCCGCGCTGAAGATCGGGCGGGTGGCCGAGCTGTGGGACGGGCTCATGACGTCGCTCGGCTACGACCGCTACGGCGCCCAGGGCGGCGATTGGGGTGCCGCCGTCACCAACGCTGTGGCGCGGTCCGGCCACGTTGCCGGCGTGCACGTCAACTTCGCGCCCGTGCGGATGGACACCGCCGATCCGACGCCCGAGGAGCGCCGGGCCCTCGCCGATCTCGAGGAGTTCCGGCGCAGCGGCAGCGGCTACTCCGCCCAGCAGGGCACCCGCCCGCAGACGCTCGGCTACGCCCTCACCGACTCGCCCGCGGGCCAGGCCGCCTGGATCGCCGAGAAGTTCTGGGCCTGGACCGACAACAAGGGCCGGCCGGAGGACGCCGTCGACCGGCAAAGCATCCTGGACGCGATCTCCGTCTACTGGTTCACCGCGACGGCGGCCTCGTCCGCGCGGATGTACTGGGCGAACAACGACCGTGATCTGTCCACGGTGGACGTTCCGGCCGGGGTTTCGGTGTTCCCGAAGGAAATCGTGCGGCCGTCGCGGCGGCAGGCCGAGCAGCGCTACACCGACCTGCGCTGGTTCGAGCAGCTGCCCGTCGGTGGGCACTTCGCCGCGCTGGAGCAGCCCGGGTTGTTCGTCGAGCAGGTGCGCGGGTTCTTCCGGCTGGTGCGTTAG
- a CDS encoding tyrosine-type recombinase/integrase has protein sequence MPKGKRKVDKRAVPNPIQARTLLAGVGALPRSGPRLEAFFGTMYYAGLRPEEAVSLNKRNLASFPEPVWNGDANEFEYDWGGFRLDKAEPHVGGRWTDSGKTRDDRPLKSRDDDEERTVAFPPDLTRLLWRHVRQFGYGPDGRLFQAEQGGEIPMITYTRAWRAARKAVLTEQVRATPLAGRPYDLRRAAVSTQLAAGVDPATVAAWAGHSVSVLLEIYASFLDGGEQAARRQVETALGSGR, from the coding sequence ATGCCGAAGGGCAAACGCAAGGTTGACAAGCGGGCGGTTCCGAACCCCATCCAGGCCCGCACGTTGCTGGCCGGCGTCGGCGCGCTGCCACGCAGCGGGCCACGGCTGGAAGCGTTCTTCGGCACCATGTACTACGCCGGCCTGCGGCCGGAGGAAGCCGTGTCGCTGAACAAGCGAAACCTGGCGTCCTTCCCCGAGCCGGTGTGGAACGGGGACGCGAACGAGTTCGAGTACGACTGGGGCGGGTTCCGTCTCGACAAGGCGGAGCCGCACGTCGGTGGCCGCTGGACGGACAGTGGGAAAACCCGCGACGACCGGCCGCTCAAGTCCCGGGACGACGACGAGGAACGCACCGTGGCGTTCCCGCCGGACTTGACTCGGTTGCTCTGGCGGCATGTGCGGCAGTTCGGGTATGGGCCGGATGGCCGACTGTTCCAGGCTGAGCAGGGGGGCGAGATCCCGATGATTACCTACACCCGCGCCTGGCGTGCCGCTCGCAAGGCCGTGCTAACCGAGCAGGTCCGCGCGACGCCGCTTGCCGGGCGTCCGTACGACCTTCGGCGCGCGGCCGTCAGCACCCAGCTGGCCGCGGGCGTTGACCCCGCGACGGTCGCTGCGTGGGCTGGCCACTCGGTCTCGGTGCTGCTGGAGATCTACGCCAGCTTCCTCGACGGCGGTGAGCAGGCCGCGCGGCGGCAGGTGGAGACGGCGCTCGGCTCGGGCCGGTGA
- a CDS encoding NAD(P)-dependent alcohol dehydrogenase — MLVRVHATTVNRTDCAYRAARPLFMRLLTGIARPRRTIMGTEFAGQVEAVGRGVMSFSVGDQVFGYNEGAFGAHAEYLSVPEDGSIATMPAGVTFEQAAPGTEGAHYALACIRHAGTRAGQDVLVYGATGGIGSAAVQLLKSLDVTVTAVCATESLALVKRLGADRVVDYTVGDFTEDEQTYDAVFDAVGKSTFGHCRRLLKPGGVYLSSELGPWAQNLMLALVTPLLRGRKVKFPFPRDNQAIVRHLRELIESGDFTPVIDRRYALDQIVDAYRYVEAGQKIGNVVITVTDVD, encoded by the coding sequence GTGCTCGTCCGGGTGCACGCGACGACGGTGAACCGGACGGACTGTGCCTACCGGGCGGCGAGGCCCCTCTTCATGCGACTGCTCACGGGCATCGCCCGGCCTCGGCGGACGATCATGGGAACCGAGTTCGCCGGACAGGTCGAGGCAGTCGGCCGTGGTGTCATGTCCTTCTCGGTAGGCGACCAGGTGTTCGGGTACAACGAGGGCGCGTTCGGCGCGCACGCCGAGTACCTGTCGGTGCCGGAGGACGGATCGATCGCGACCATGCCGGCGGGCGTGACCTTCGAGCAGGCCGCTCCCGGTACCGAGGGGGCGCACTACGCGCTCGCGTGTATCAGGCATGCGGGGACCCGGGCCGGACAGGACGTCCTCGTCTACGGCGCGACCGGCGGGATCGGCTCGGCAGCCGTGCAGTTGCTGAAGAGTCTCGACGTCACTGTGACCGCGGTGTGCGCCACGGAGAGCCTGGCGCTGGTGAAACGCCTGGGCGCGGACCGGGTCGTCGACTACACGGTAGGGGACTTCACCGAGGACGAGCAGACCTACGACGCGGTGTTCGACGCGGTGGGCAAGAGCACGTTCGGCCACTGCAGACGACTGCTCAAACCCGGCGGGGTATACCTGTCCTCCGAGTTGGGGCCCTGGGCTCAGAACCTCATGCTGGCATTGGTCACCCCGCTGCTGCGCGGGAGGAAGGTGAAGTTCCCGTTCCCGCGGGACAACCAGGCCATCGTTCGCCACCTGCGAGAGTTGATCGAGTCCGGGGACTTCACGCCGGTCATCGACCGTCGGTATGCCCTGGACCAGATCGTCGATGCCTACCGGTATGTGGAGGCCGGACAGAAAATCGGCAACGTCGTGATCACCGTCACGGACGTGGACTGA
- a CDS encoding TIGR03086 family metal-binding protein, producing the protein MSHVSNAAEAMAAAARTITDDQLANKTPCTEYDVRALVNHLLFWGPSLAGAGRKESVPQPAAAESDVDLAAGDWRGRLLALLDDITSSWAQPSAWEGETSMGTPHTLPAPVMGDMIVGELAVHGWDLAVATGQRLELPADLLAHLHDTVVAGVEQGREMGMYGPEVAVPADAPTLDRIIGLTGRDPAWT; encoded by the coding sequence ATGTCACATGTATCCAACGCGGCCGAGGCCATGGCCGCGGCCGCCCGCACCATCACCGATGACCAGCTCGCCAACAAGACTCCGTGTACGGAGTACGACGTGCGGGCATTGGTCAACCACCTCCTGTTCTGGGGCCCGTCGCTCGCCGGCGCTGGCCGCAAGGAGTCCGTTCCGCAGCCGGCGGCCGCCGAGTCCGATGTGGACTTGGCGGCCGGCGACTGGCGCGGCCGCCTGCTCGCCCTGCTGGACGACATCACGTCGTCGTGGGCGCAGCCGAGCGCCTGGGAGGGCGAGACGAGCATGGGCACGCCGCACACGCTGCCCGCGCCCGTCATGGGAGACATGATCGTCGGCGAGCTGGCCGTGCACGGCTGGGATCTGGCGGTCGCGACCGGGCAGCGGCTGGAACTGCCCGCCGACCTGCTGGCGCACCTGCACGACACGGTGGTCGCCGGCGTGGAGCAGGGACGAGAAATGGGCATGTACGGACCGGAGGTCGCGGTGCCGGCCGACGCACCCACCTTGGACCGCATCATCGGCCTGACCGGCCGTGATCCCGCCTGGACGTAG
- a CDS encoding helix-turn-helix domain-containing protein, which translates to MGRDVRELRGAWTRYQRHAFHHPSPALAPWVERYWEARWDYAEPYRQKIVPYPNVHLSFSGGRADVNGVRSGYQLKVLEGRDHVFGVAFRPGCFRPFLGASVSTITDRVIPVTAVFGPDLPTTLDVPTVDAFLLKHLPDDDPRVRQAVAAVELIANDKAMTRVERLADELGLSMRGLQRLFAEHVGIGPKWVIRRYRLHEVTARMAAGGAIDWAALAADLGYADQGHFIRDFKSMFGEPPTWYAQRY; encoded by the coding sequence GTGGGGCGGGACGTTCGTGAGCTGCGGGGTGCGTGGACCAGGTATCAGCGCCACGCGTTCCACCACCCGTCGCCGGCGCTCGCGCCATGGGTGGAGCGGTACTGGGAGGCTCGCTGGGACTACGCCGAGCCCTACCGGCAGAAGATCGTGCCGTACCCGAACGTGCACCTGTCGTTCAGCGGCGGCCGCGCGGACGTCAACGGTGTCCGCAGCGGCTACCAGCTCAAGGTCCTCGAGGGCCGCGACCACGTCTTCGGCGTCGCGTTCCGGCCGGGCTGCTTCCGCCCGTTCCTCGGTGCCTCCGTCTCGACGATCACCGACCGCGTCATCCCGGTGACCGCGGTGTTCGGCCCGGACCTGCCCACGACGCTCGACGTGCCGACCGTGGATGCGTTCCTGTTGAAACACCTGCCGGACGACGACCCTCGCGTGCGCCAGGCGGTGGCCGCGGTCGAGCTGATCGCCAACGACAAGGCCATGACCAGGGTCGAACGCCTCGCCGACGAGCTGGGCCTGAGCATGCGGGGGCTACAACGGCTGTTCGCGGAGCACGTCGGCATCGGGCCCAAGTGGGTGATCCGCCGCTACCGCCTGCACGAGGTGACCGCCCGCATGGCCGCCGGCGGGGCGATCGACTGGGCCGCACTGGCGGCAGACCTCGGCTACGCCGACCAGGGCCACTTCATCCGCGACTTCAAGAGCATGTTCGGCGAGCCACCGACCTGGTACGCACAGCGGTATTAG
- a CDS encoding YybH family protein, with amino-acid sequence MTSTETDILTTVLDRWKSAVDAHDPKRVATCFTGDAIFQGLHPDSVGPDSVAAYYHGQPIGMTADYTVLQIRVLADDLVLGYLSVDFGFTDRPVLPVYLGVILRRTGDTWLISHYQVSRLD; translated from the coding sequence ATGACAAGCACTGAGACCGACATCCTCACGACCGTGCTCGACCGGTGGAAGTCCGCGGTCGACGCGCACGACCCGAAGCGCGTCGCGACCTGCTTCACCGGCGACGCGATCTTCCAAGGCCTGCACCCGGACAGCGTCGGCCCGGACAGCGTGGCTGCGTACTACCACGGCCAGCCCATCGGCATGACCGCTGACTACACCGTCTTGCAAATCCGGGTTCTCGCCGACGATCTGGTCCTCGGCTACCTCAGCGTCGACTTCGGCTTCACCGACCGGCCGGTGCTGCCGGTGTATCTCGGCGTCATCCTGCGCCGCACCGGCGACACCTGGCTCATCAGCCACTATCAGGTCTCCCGACTCGACTGA
- a CDS encoding PfkB family carbohydrate kinase, producing MAVFAPSPQLTVTVEETAGVPDVHVHAGGQGVWQSRMIQSLGATPVLCCALGGETGQVLRHLIGVELQIRDVAARNGAYVHDRREGHRDEVVRMPADALSRHELDDLYELTLVAGLGADVTVLSGPAEDDVPVPHSVYERLARDLAGQGARVVVDLSGERLARALAGGPEVVKVSHEELVTDGLAESDTLPDLAKSCREVAKCGARAVVVSRAAEDTLALVEDELWLVESPELTPVDPRGGGDSMTAGLAVGLAQGRSLEEALKLGAAAGAVNVTRHGLGSGSSAAVRELARRVRLKNWEDTGCGH from the coding sequence GTGGCGGTGTTCGCGCCGTCCCCCCAGCTGACGGTGACTGTGGAAGAGACCGCCGGGGTGCCGGACGTCCACGTGCATGCGGGTGGGCAGGGGGTGTGGCAGTCGCGGATGATCCAGTCGCTGGGAGCCACCCCGGTGCTGTGCTGCGCGCTCGGCGGGGAGACCGGGCAGGTGCTGCGACACCTGATCGGCGTCGAGCTCCAGATCCGGGACGTCGCCGCGCGCAACGGCGCCTACGTGCACGACCGGCGGGAGGGCCACCGCGACGAGGTGGTGCGGATGCCGGCCGACGCGTTGTCGCGGCACGAGCTGGACGACCTCTACGAGCTGACGCTGGTCGCGGGCCTCGGTGCGGACGTCACCGTGCTCAGCGGCCCGGCCGAGGACGACGTCCCGGTGCCCCACTCGGTGTACGAGCGGCTCGCCCGGGACCTCGCCGGCCAGGGAGCCCGGGTAGTGGTGGACCTGTCCGGGGAACGGCTCGCCCGGGCGCTCGCGGGCGGCCCGGAGGTGGTGAAGGTCAGCCACGAGGAACTGGTGACCGACGGGCTGGCGGAGTCGGACACGCTGCCCGACCTCGCGAAAAGCTGCCGCGAGGTGGCGAAGTGTGGGGCGCGCGCGGTCGTCGTGTCGCGGGCGGCGGAGGACACGCTCGCCCTCGTCGAAGATGAGCTGTGGCTGGTGGAGTCGCCCGAGCTGACGCCGGTGGACCCACGCGGCGGCGGCGACTCGATGACCGCGGGACTGGCGGTCGGCTTGGCTCAGGGCCGGTCGCTGGAAGAGGCGCTGAAACTCGGAGCGGCGGCCGGAGCGGTGAACGTGACGCGACACGGCCTCGGATCGGGCAGCAGCGCAGCAGTGCGCGAGCTGGCGCGGCGCGTGCGCCTCAAGAACTGGGAGGACACCGGATGCGGGCACTGA
- the surE gene encoding 5'/3'-nucleotidase SurE: MRALITNDDGIGSPGLAALARGAVAHGWTVVVAAPAEEASGTSAGLSAAGDDGRITVEQRQLPGLPDVPAHAVAAHPGLIALAAAQGAFGEPPEVVLSGVNRGANVGRAVLHSGTVGAALTASLNGARALAVSLDVGLEPGPHQHWDTAVTVAATLFDRLAAMPAGTVLNLNVPNRAEVGTPRRAGLAEFGTVRSHVENGDDGAISLTAVVVEGDLPPGSDARLLAEGHPTVTALRSVTEDPNMRL, from the coding sequence ATGCGGGCACTGATCACGAACGACGACGGCATCGGCTCACCGGGACTGGCGGCGCTCGCCCGCGGCGCGGTGGCGCACGGCTGGACGGTCGTCGTCGCCGCGCCCGCCGAGGAGGCCAGCGGGACCAGCGCGGGCCTGTCCGCCGCCGGGGACGACGGCCGGATCACCGTCGAGCAGCGGCAGCTGCCGGGCCTGCCGGACGTGCCCGCCCACGCGGTCGCGGCGCATCCGGGGCTGATCGCGCTGGCGGCGGCGCAGGGAGCGTTCGGCGAGCCGCCGGAGGTCGTGCTGTCCGGGGTGAACCGCGGCGCGAACGTCGGCCGCGCGGTCCTGCACTCGGGAACCGTCGGGGCGGCGTTGACCGCGTCACTCAACGGGGCCCGCGCACTCGCCGTGTCCCTCGACGTGGGGCTCGAGCCGGGTCCGCACCAGCATTGGGACACCGCGGTCACCGTTGCGGCGACACTGTTCGACCGGCTCGCCGCAATGCCGGCCGGGACGGTCCTCAACCTGAACGTACCGAACCGGGCCGAGGTGGGGACGCCGCGGCGGGCCGGGCTGGCCGAGTTCGGGACGGTGCGCAGCCACGTCGAGAACGGTGACGACGGAGCGATCAGCCTCACCGCCGTCGTCGTCGAGGGCGATCTGCCGCCGGGCAGCGACGCCCGGCTCCTGGCCGAGGGCCACCCGACAGTGACGGCACTGCGATCGGTGACCGAGGACCCCAACATGCGGCTTTGA